The DNA sequence ATTTGATTGCTGAGATAAATAATGATCCTCTATATATTCTTTTGCATATTTTTAGAATACTTTATTCACTATATTATATATTTTTGTAACAAATACTCCTTCATCATTTACGGCATGAAAGAGTCACCCACAATATAAAAGCAAAATTATTTTTTGGTAGATGTATTCATTGAGGTAAGTTAAAATAGAGGTCTAATACAAAATATTTCATGCTAGACCCAGCGAGCTTAATTCCTAGTTTAATTAAAAGTGTAATATCATTATTTATAATTGTTGATCCCTTCGGGAATATACCGATCTTTATAGGTTTAACTGAGGGGATAAGTGGGGAGAAGAGGAGAAAAATATTTAATGTTGCCACAGTAACCGGGTTTATCCTTCTTTTATTATTTGCTATGACTGGGAGGGAAATACTTAGAATATTTGGAATAACAATAGAGAGTTTTATGATAGCTGGCGGGATACTGCTACTAATAATTGCTATTAGAATATTAATAATGGGCGGCTGGGAGGAAAAGCGCTTAACCCCTGAAAGCGTGGGTGTTGTGCCAATAGCGGTTCCACTACTAGTCGGACCTGGAGCAATAACTACTACTATCTTAAATCTTCAGGAGTTCGGAATACTGCTAACGGTAATCTCAGTAATAATTGTGTTTACAATAGTATGGGTAATCCTGAGATATATTGAATTAATCTATAAAATACTGGGTAAAAGTGGTGCTATAGTTATCGCAAGAGTTATGGCTCTTTTGATAGCTGCGATAGCAATCCAATATATTATAAATGGACTTCAATCCTGGCCAGATAATTTATAAACTTAAAAATAGATGTTCATGCCTAACAGTTACGTCATAATATACTTTCATTTATTTTCTTAAGATCAAGCACTATCTTCCTATATTCCTTGGGTATATCTCTCATTGTGGGGGCGCTTGCCCTGATAATTAGAGAGCCTGCTGTAACCATGATTAAACCAGCAATATCTGATATGAACGGTTCAGGAAAAGATATGCAAGCTAAACCAGCAGTTATCATCTTTGAGCCCAAAGAATTTTTATTTTTAGATCCGACAATTAAACGTTTCATAAAACTCATTTCCTTCGTGAAATTATTTATAACCTTTAATACTTCCCCATAGGTTTGGCTGATTTTTCTAAGATCTTGCGCTACATTCTTAATTTCTTCAGCCCTCATCATGCGATCATTAGACTAAGGATAATTCCCTGAAATTTAATGTTTGTTAATACGCTAAAAGAGACAATAATATTATATGTCAAGTATAAATTTGACCATGACACCCTCATTTTCCTCTCTAATCTCCATACGATGATAGGTCACCGCCTTTATTCCAGTTTTTTGTTTATGTTTCTCCGGATTGAATGGTTCACCATAGATTTTTGCTTTAAGCCTAAGCTTTCCATTCGCTTCTTTTAATATACCTAAAACCTCAAATTTTGAATATAACATGTTCTCGATCTCGAACCTCACCAAAAGGTCTTCAAGCCAGTTATAAAGCAGAGAAAATTTATCTTCGCCTTCAATTTCGACTATCTCCTCAATTTTTGGTTCAACATCAGCAGTATCGGTCATAGTTTCAAACATTGCTAGTGCAGCATTTTCAAAAGCTT is a window from the Candidatus Bathyarchaeia archaeon genome containing:
- a CDS encoding archease, with product MFVDRGKRGFEFLEHMADVYISAYGADLNEAFENAALAMFETMTDTADVEPKIEEIVEIEGEDKFSLLYNWLEDLLVRFEIENMLYSKFEVLGILKEANGKLRLKAKIYGEPFNPEKHKQKTGIKAVTYHRMEIREENEGVMVKFILDI
- a CDS encoding MarC family protein translates to MLDPASLIPSLIKSVISLFIIVDPFGNIPIFIGLTEGISGEKRRKIFNVATVTGFILLLLFAMTGREILRIFGITIESFMIAGGILLLIIAIRILIMGGWEEKRLTPESVGVVPIAVPLLVGPGAITTTILNLQEFGILLTVISVIIVFTIVWVILRYIELIYKILGKSGAIVIARVMALLIAAIAIQYIINGLQSWPDNL